A genomic window from Dechloromonas sp. A34 includes:
- a CDS encoding ATP-binding protein, with amino-acid sequence MPDDSVFLPTLAADRGQRQLALFVVLLSVASFVVIAPFAKLPLTPVWAFIPIYEAVLIINDLVTAVLLFGQFAMLRSKALLVLAAGYLFTALMTVAHALSFPGLFAPGGLLGAGAQSTAWLYMAWHGGFPLFVIAYAWYKDAPQRTMPGPLAAAPAIISSLAVVAALVLGLTALATAGHDLLPPIMQGNRYTPAMIVVVSGVWLLSLLALLVLWRKRPHSLLDLWLMVVMCAWLFDIALSAVLNQGRFDLGFYAGRIFGLLAATFVLVKLLLKNGVLYARLAELHGAEYRKNIDLERLHEQLKARERDHVAALEALHNKEEEIRAIVENLSDCVITIDRQGILRNANPALERIMGYAVDEAVGRNVSLLMPEPHNSQHVGYLERYLRTGEAHVIGTPREVVGRHKDGRPVPLELSVSEYTVRGEHYFIGTLRDISERKRFIAELTRARADAEQANGAKSAFLATMSHEIRTPMNGVVGIVELLTHSRLSEHQADLLQTISESAATLLGLIDDILDFSKIEAGRLEVEQAPVSIANLVEGLANSLITVALRRGVDLLLFISPDIPERVLADDVRLRQILYNLIGNAIKFSAGRPGYRGRVAIRAEVAATAPLRLRFSISDNGIGIAPEAIEHLFTPFTQAEVSTTRRFGGTGLGLAICQRLVTLMQGEIVVSSTPGSGSTFTVTLPFALADQQPLRSLLRLDGVHCVVIAGHDLAPQDLSAHLTHAGAQVVVAGDLEQAACHAAALDSPVIIYDAGHDGSPLDALRLAFATQPGVRYLILTRGQGRRARLEAPDAVSLDGDGMRRQSLLRAVAIAAGQASPEVVQDDIDDFRDEEVVAPSIAEARAAGRLILVAEDDEINQKVILRQLALLGYAAEIAGTGSEALRLWREGNYALLLTDLHMPEMDGYTLAATIRREEAGARRMPILALTANALRGEANRARAAGMDEYMTKPVQLGQLENALDKWLPGMAARPELPAPAVAKPAAGKRLVDVSVLTALVGDDKANLRRLLGIYLTSIRSACEELLPALATNDARGIGGIAHRLKASSRSVGALELGDLCAELENACRAGDQAAITAGSENFMAALAAVDTCVADLIEAT; translated from the coding sequence ATGCCTGATGATTCGGTTTTCCTGCCGACACTGGCGGCCGACCGCGGGCAGCGGCAGCTGGCCCTGTTCGTCGTTCTGCTTTCCGTCGCCAGTTTCGTTGTCATCGCCCCGTTCGCCAAGCTGCCGCTGACGCCGGTCTGGGCCTTCATTCCGATTTACGAAGCGGTGCTGATCATCAACGATCTGGTCACTGCGGTCCTGCTCTTCGGCCAGTTCGCCATGCTGCGTTCGAAAGCCTTGCTGGTCCTGGCGGCGGGCTACCTGTTCACGGCCTTGATGACCGTCGCCCACGCCCTGAGCTTCCCCGGGCTATTTGCTCCGGGCGGCCTGCTCGGCGCCGGCGCCCAGAGCACCGCCTGGCTGTACATGGCCTGGCATGGCGGCTTTCCGCTGTTCGTAATCGCCTATGCCTGGTACAAGGATGCGCCGCAGCGGACCATGCCGGGGCCTCTGGCTGCCGCTCCGGCGATCATCTCCAGCCTTGCCGTGGTTGCTGCCCTGGTGCTCGGGCTGACCGCCCTGGCGACCGCAGGACATGACCTGCTGCCCCCGATCATGCAGGGCAATCGCTATACGCCGGCCATGATTGTCGTCGTTTCGGGAGTCTGGCTGCTCAGCCTGCTTGCCCTGCTCGTCCTGTGGCGGAAGCGGCCGCATTCGCTGCTCGACCTCTGGCTGATGGTGGTGATGTGCGCCTGGCTGTTCGATATCGCCCTGTCCGCCGTGCTCAATCAGGGGCGGTTCGATCTCGGCTTCTACGCCGGCCGAATTTTCGGGCTGCTGGCCGCGACTTTCGTGCTGGTCAAGTTGCTGCTCAAGAACGGCGTGCTCTATGCAAGGCTGGCCGAACTGCATGGCGCCGAATACCGGAAAAATATCGACCTCGAGCGCCTGCACGAGCAACTCAAAGCCCGGGAGCGGGATCACGTCGCGGCACTGGAAGCGCTGCACAACAAGGAAGAGGAAATCCGCGCCATTGTCGAGAACCTCAGCGACTGCGTCATCACGATCGACCGCCAGGGCATCTTGCGCAACGCCAATCCGGCACTCGAACGGATCATGGGCTACGCGGTGGACGAGGCGGTCGGCCGCAATGTATCCCTGCTGATGCCCGAGCCCCATAACAGCCAGCATGTTGGCTATCTGGAACGCTACCTGCGCACCGGCGAGGCGCACGTGATTGGCACGCCGCGCGAAGTTGTCGGCCGCCACAAGGACGGGCGGCCGGTGCCACTCGAACTGTCGGTCAGTGAATACACCGTGCGCGGCGAACACTACTTCATCGGCACCCTGCGCGACATCAGCGAACGCAAGCGCTTCATCGCCGAACTGACCCGGGCGCGGGCCGATGCCGAGCAGGCCAATGGTGCCAAATCGGCCTTCCTGGCAACCATGAGCCATGAGATCCGGACCCCGATGAACGGCGTCGTCGGCATAGTCGAGTTGCTCACCCACAGCCGCCTCTCCGAGCACCAGGCCGATCTGCTGCAGACGATCAGCGAGTCGGCCGCCACCTTGCTCGGCCTGATCGACGACATCCTCGACTTCTCCAAGATCGAGGCCGGCCGCCTCGAAGTCGAGCAGGCACCGGTTTCCATCGCCAACCTGGTCGAAGGTCTGGCCAATTCGCTGATCACCGTCGCCCTCCGCCGGGGCGTGGACCTGCTGCTGTTCATTTCGCCGGACATTCCCGAGCGCGTATTGGCCGACGACGTGCGGCTGCGCCAGATTCTCTACAACCTGATCGGCAATGCCATCAAGTTTTCGGCCGGCCGGCCGGGTTACCGCGGCCGCGTGGCGATCCGCGCCGAAGTCGCCGCGACGGCGCCCTTGCGACTCCGGTTCAGCATTTCCGACAACGGCATCGGCATCGCACCGGAAGCCATCGAACACCTGTTCACGCCCTTTACCCAGGCCGAGGTATCGACCACCCGGCGCTTTGGCGGCACCGGTCTGGGCTTGGCCATCTGCCAGCGCCTGGTGACGCTGATGCAGGGCGAAATCGTCGTCAGCAGCACGCCGGGCAGTGGCTCCACCTTCACCGTCACGCTGCCTTTCGCGCTGGCCGACCAGCAACCGTTACGCTCCCTGCTCAGGCTCGATGGCGTGCACTGTGTGGTCATCGCCGGCCATGATCTCGCCCCGCAAGATTTGAGCGCCCATCTAACGCATGCCGGGGCACAGGTGGTCGTGGCCGGCGACCTCGAACAGGCTGCCTGTCACGCCGCCGCCCTGGACAGTCCGGTGATCATCTACGACGCCGGGCATGATGGGTCTCCGCTCGATGCGTTACGGCTGGCTTTTGCGACCCAGCCCGGCGTCCGTTACCTGATCCTGACCCGTGGCCAGGGGCGGCGGGCCCGCCTCGAGGCGCCGGACGCCGTCAGCCTGGATGGCGACGGGATGCGCCGGCAGTCCCTGCTGCGCGCCGTGGCGATCGCCGCCGGCCAGGCTTCGCCGGAGGTCGTTCAGGACGACATCGACGACTTCCGTGACGAAGAGGTCGTGGCACCGAGCATTGCCGAAGCCCGCGCTGCTGGGCGGCTAATCCTGGTCGCCGAGGACGACGAGATCAACCAGAAAGTCATCCTGCGCCAGCTCGCCCTGCTCGGCTATGCGGCGGAAATCGCCGGCACCGGCAGCGAGGCGCTGCGCTTGTGGCGCGAGGGAAATTACGCCCTGCTGCTGACCGATCTGCACATGCCGGAAATGGACGGTTACACCCTGGCCGCTACCATCCGCCGCGAAGAGGCCGGCGCCCGGCGCATGCCGATTCTCGCCCTGACCGCCAATGCCTTGCGCGGCGAGGCCAACCGGGCCCGGGCCGCGGGCATGGACGAGTACATGACCAAACCGGTGCAACTGGGCCAACTCGAGAACGCACTGGATAAATGGCTGCCCGGGATGGCCGCCAGGCCGGAGTTGCCCGCACCAGCGGTCGCCAAACCGGCAGCCGGCAAACGACTGGTCGATGTCTCGGTGCTGACGGCGCTGGTCGGCGATGACAAGGCCAACCTGCGTCGGCTGCTCGGCATCTACCTGACCTCGATCCGTTCCGCCTGTGAAGAGCTTCTGCCTGCCCTGGCAACGAACGATGCGCGCGGAATCGGGGGCATTGCGCACCGCCTGAAAGCATCGTCGCGCTCGGTCGGCGCCCTCGAACTGGGCGATCTCTGCGCCGAGCTGGAAAACGCCTGTCGGGCCGGAGACCAGGCTGCCATCACCGCCGGCAGCGAAAATTTCATGGCTGCGCTGGCGGCAGTCGATACCTGCGTTGCCGATTTGATCGAAGCGACCTGA
- a CDS encoding response regulator — protein sequence MSRPDPNAPLTIVLIEDSLLLRETVGAVLGELAGVRVVGAAADETTAIELLQSQQPDLAIVDLELRAGSGLGVLRMLYGNPDRFGRPRAVVFSNHNQSQLRERCIALGAERFFDKSTQMDELLAYVRLALAH from the coding sequence ATGAGCCGTCCTGATCCGAACGCGCCGCTGACGATCGTTCTGATCGAGGATTCCCTGCTCCTGCGCGAGACTGTGGGCGCCGTCCTCGGGGAACTGGCCGGGGTCAGGGTGGTGGGGGCGGCGGCTGACGAGACAACGGCCATCGAGTTGCTGCAAAGCCAGCAGCCCGACCTTGCCATCGTCGACCTGGAGTTGCGGGCGGGCAGCGGCCTGGGCGTCCTCCGGATGCTTTACGGCAACCCCGATCGTTTCGGCCGGCCACGCGCCGTGGTCTTTTCGAATCATAACCAGAGCCAGTTGCGCGAGCGCTGTATCGCCCTCGGCGCCGAGCGCTTCTTCGACAAATCGACCCAGATGGACGAACTGCTCGCTTATGTGCGGTTGGCCTTGGCGCACTGA
- a CDS encoding EAL domain-containing protein — MKILLVDDELFQLNLLTLQLANLGFSEVTCCIRAHDALAALEKDVAACDLVFCDLQMPELDGVEFVRHLARIAYLGHLVLVSGEDERILRTAENLARAHHLNVLGILHKPVAPESLKKILDKNLVRTARAPKATAPRSFGADELRRAIAGGELVNYYQPKVELATGAVAGAECLVRWRHPEHGMVFPDQFIGVAEEHGLIDELTHAVLAAAVTQVRAWRDAGLPWRMAVNISMDNLAHVDFYDLVLAEIRQAGIAPSDLILEVTESRLMNDPLASLDILTRLRLKRISLSIDDFGTGHSSLAQLRDIPFDEFKIDRSFVHGASDNDTLRAIFDASHHVARQLGMKTVAEGVEDREDWEFLRTCGCDMAQGYFIARPMPADELAGWLAGWEMRRLGMDDA, encoded by the coding sequence ATGAAAATCCTGTTGGTCGATGATGAACTATTCCAGCTCAACCTGTTGACGCTACAGCTGGCCAACCTCGGGTTCAGCGAGGTGACCTGCTGCATCCGGGCCCATGACGCCCTGGCCGCGCTGGAAAAGGACGTCGCTGCCTGCGATCTGGTGTTCTGCGATTTGCAGATGCCGGAACTCGATGGCGTCGAGTTCGTGCGCCACCTGGCGCGCATCGCCTACCTTGGCCATCTCGTCCTGGTCAGCGGCGAAGACGAACGCATCCTGAGGACGGCGGAAAACCTGGCCCGGGCCCACCATCTGAACGTGCTCGGCATCCTGCACAAGCCGGTGGCGCCCGAAAGTCTGAAGAAAATACTGGACAAGAACCTTGTCCGAACGGCGCGCGCCCCCAAGGCCACCGCCCCCCGGAGCTTTGGTGCCGACGAGTTGCGCCGGGCGATTGCCGGTGGCGAACTGGTCAATTACTACCAGCCCAAGGTCGAACTGGCGACCGGGGCGGTAGCCGGCGCCGAGTGCCTGGTACGCTGGCGGCATCCCGAGCACGGCATGGTCTTCCCCGACCAATTCATCGGTGTCGCCGAAGAGCACGGGCTGATCGACGAGCTGACGCACGCCGTCCTCGCCGCCGCCGTGACCCAGGTCCGGGCCTGGCGCGATGCCGGACTGCCCTGGCGCATGGCGGTCAATATCTCGATGGACAATCTGGCCCATGTCGATTTTTACGACCTGGTGCTGGCCGAAATCCGCCAGGCCGGTATCGCGCCCTCCGACCTCATCCTGGAAGTCACCGAATCACGTCTGATGAACGACCCGCTGGCCTCGCTCGACATCCTGACCCGCCTGCGCCTCAAGCGCATCAGCCTGTCGATCGACGATTTCGGCACCGGCCACTCGTCACTGGCCCAACTGCGCGACATTCCCTTCGACGAATTCAAGATCGACCGCAGTTTCGTCCATGGCGCCAGCGACAACGACACCCTGCGCGCCATCTTCGACGCCAGCCACCACGTTGCCCGCCAACTCGGCATGAAAACCGTGGCCGAAGGCGTCGAAGACCGGGAGGACTGGGAATTCCTGCGCACCTGCGGCTGCGACATGGCGCAAGGCTATTTCATCGCCCGCCCGATGCCGGCCGACGAACTGGCCGGCTGGCTCGCCGGCTGGGAAATGCGCCGGCTGGGGATGGACGACGCCTGA
- a CDS encoding M67 family metallopeptidase: MSCVLLLPSEVRSELVAQADVGYPDETCGLLLGLNEAAGCRVVLQHTARNVNVERAGDRFELDPRDYLAAEQAAAAMGIMVVGVWHSHPDHPARPSETDRALAWPGWSYLIMSVTPGGVVDLRSWRLAGHDFYEEEVRHG, translated from the coding sequence ATGTCATGCGTTCTGCTGCTTCCATCCGAGGTACGTTCCGAACTGGTCGCCCAGGCCGATGTCGGCTATCCCGACGAGACCTGCGGCCTGCTGCTCGGTCTCAATGAGGCCGCAGGGTGCCGTGTCGTGCTCCAGCACACGGCGCGCAACGTCAATGTGGAGCGGGCCGGCGACCGTTTCGAACTCGACCCCCGCGACTACCTGGCGGCCGAGCAGGCGGCGGCGGCCATGGGCATCATGGTGGTTGGGGTCTGGCACAGCCACCCCGATCACCCGGCCAGGCCCAGCGAAACCGACCGGGCGCTGGCCTGGCCGGGCTGGTCGTACCTGATCATGTCGGTGACGCCTGGCGGTGTGGTCGATCTGCGCTCCTGGCGGCTCGCCGGGCACGATTTTTACGAAGAGGAGGTTCGCCATGGTTGA
- a CDS encoding Crp/Fnr family transcriptional regulator, whose protein sequence is MKPLPASPLQNHLLASLPPLVLERLKPDLELIWIPPGKILHESGDHLHHVYFPTTAIVSLHYTMENGSSADLAVVGNDGMVGIAFFMGGGNMPHRAMALGGGHLYQLHCQSFKNEFDRSGGRRGGALNDLMLRYTQVLLTQMAQTAVCNRHHTVVQQLCRLLLLSIDHARSPELKMTHALIADTLGVRREGVTEAAGKLQAAGLIRYRRGQITVLDRAGLEAGTCECHEVVRNEYDRLIPGRLAGAPRCLNAA, encoded by the coding sequence ATGAAACCGCTGCCCGCATCGCCACTGCAGAATCACCTGCTGGCGTCACTGCCGCCGCTGGTTCTCGAACGACTGAAACCCGATCTCGAACTGATCTGGATCCCGCCCGGCAAGATCTTGCACGAGTCCGGAGACCATCTGCATCACGTCTATTTTCCGACAACCGCCATCGTTTCCCTGCACTACACCATGGAAAATGGCAGTTCGGCCGACCTGGCGGTGGTCGGCAACGACGGCATGGTCGGCATCGCCTTCTTCATGGGCGGCGGCAACATGCCGCATCGCGCGATGGCGCTGGGGGGCGGCCATCTCTATCAACTGCACTGCCAGTCTTTCAAAAATGAATTCGATCGCTCCGGTGGACGGCGCGGCGGTGCGCTCAATGACCTGATGCTGCGCTACACGCAGGTTCTGCTGACCCAGATGGCGCAAACGGCGGTTTGCAACCGGCACCATACGGTCGTCCAGCAACTCTGTCGCCTGCTGCTGCTCAGCATCGACCACGCGCGTTCGCCAGAACTGAAGATGACCCATGCCTTGATCGCCGACACGCTCGGCGTGCGCCGCGAGGGAGTCACGGAGGCAGCCGGAAAACTGCAAGCTGCCGGACTGATTCGTTATCGCCGCGGCCAGATCACCGTCCTCGACCGAGCCGGCCTCGAGGCGGGCACCTGTGAGTGCCACGAAGTGGTCAGGAATGAATACGATAGGCTGATTCCCGGCCGCCTCGCTGGGGCGCCACGCTGCCTGAATGCGGCCTAA
- a CDS encoding MlaC/ttg2D family ABC transporter substrate-binding protein, with protein sequence MLRKHLFWLLPVFWLAPGLTQAETGSADDLVKNVTTDVLTILREDKDIQSGNRQRAITLIENKVAPHFDFDRMTSLAVGRAWQQADASQRKALTSEFRTLLVRTYANSLTAYRDQTVSFKLPARPAGGDEVTVRSQINQPGGQPISLNYSLTRTDGGWKVFDVAIANVSLVTNYRGSFASEVDKGGVAGLLKALQEKNRRPETAKSPA encoded by the coding sequence ATGCTGCGCAAACATCTGTTCTGGCTGTTGCCGGTCTTCTGGCTGGCCCCGGGCCTGACCCAGGCCGAAACCGGCAGCGCCGACGACCTGGTCAAGAACGTCACGACCGACGTATTGACCATCCTGCGGGAAGACAAGGACATTCAGTCGGGCAATCGCCAGCGGGCGATCACCCTGATCGAGAACAAGGTCGCCCCCCATTTCGACTTCGACCGGATGACCAGTCTCGCAGTCGGCCGCGCCTGGCAACAGGCGGACGCCAGCCAGCGCAAGGCGCTGACCAGCGAATTCCGCACCCTGCTGGTCCGCACCTACGCCAACTCGCTGACCGCCTACCGCGACCAAACGGTGAGTTTCAAGCTCCCGGCCCGGCCGGCCGGCGGCGACGAGGTCACCGTCCGCAGCCAGATCAACCAGCCGGGCGGCCAGCCGATTTCGCTGAACTACAGCCTGACCCGGACTGACGGCGGCTGGAAGGTTTTCGACGTTGCGATCGCCAACGTCAGCCTGGTCACCAACTATCGCGGCAGCTTTGCCAGCGAAGTCGACAAGGGTGGCGTTGCCGGCCTCCTGAAAGCCCTGCAGGAAAAGAATCGCCGTCCTGAAACGGCCAAGTCACCGGCCTGA
- the moeB gene encoding molybdopterin-synthase adenylyltransferase MoeB, giving the protein MVEHLSDLVTIRIPTPLRGYTDGADQVAVEGATVGDALVALGEAHPGILERVMAADGSLRQFVNIYVGPDDIRALNGLLTPVTPGAVLAIVPAVAGGAGGKERRLAELRARIPEVTPAEALELLANGAVLIDVREPDEVAQGSPPGALRINRGFLELRVESALPDYDQPLITLCGGGVRSLFAAEALLDLGYRQVVSVVGGYARWKAEGLPGELPQTLSRDDRERYSRHLAMPEVGEAGQTRLLESKVLLVGAGGLGCPVALYLAAAGVGTLGIIDDDRVEHSNLQRQVLHTHGRIGQLKVDSARASLLALNPGIRIETYAERLTSANVEHIFADYDLVVDGSDNFPTRYLVNDACVKLEIPNIHGSVYRFEGQVTVFWPGYAERRGPCYRCLYPEPPPPELAPSCAEAGVLGVLPGIVGLLEAIEALKILLGLGDPLVGRLLCYDALPGRFTEYALHPDPLCRYCGDYGAFPGYVDYAAFCQAAA; this is encoded by the coding sequence ATGGTTGAACATCTCAGCGACTTGGTCACCATCCGCATTCCCACCCCGTTGCGCGGCTATACCGACGGTGCCGACCAGGTTGCGGTGGAAGGGGCAACCGTCGGCGATGCCCTGGTCGCCCTCGGCGAAGCCCACCCTGGCATCCTCGAACGGGTCATGGCGGCAGATGGCAGCCTGCGCCAGTTCGTGAACATTTACGTCGGCCCCGACGACATCCGGGCTCTGAACGGGTTATTGACGCCGGTCACCCCTGGTGCCGTGCTCGCTATCGTTCCCGCGGTGGCCGGCGGGGCGGGTGGCAAGGAGCGCAGGCTGGCCGAATTGCGGGCCCGCATTCCCGAAGTGACGCCGGCCGAGGCCCTGGAGCTCCTGGCCAATGGGGCCGTCCTGATCGATGTCCGCGAGCCGGACGAGGTCGCCCAGGGCAGTCCGCCGGGTGCCCTGCGCATCAACCGTGGTTTCCTCGAACTGCGCGTCGAGTCGGCGCTGCCCGACTACGACCAGCCGCTGATCACCCTGTGCGGCGGCGGCGTGCGTTCGCTGTTCGCCGCCGAGGCCCTGCTCGATCTCGGCTACCGCCAGGTCGTCTCGGTGGTCGGCGGCTATGCCCGCTGGAAGGCAGAGGGGCTGCCCGGCGAGCTGCCGCAGACGCTGAGCCGCGACGACCGGGAGCGCTACAGTCGGCATCTGGCCATGCCCGAGGTCGGCGAAGCAGGGCAGACCAGATTGCTCGAGAGCAAGGTGCTGCTGGTCGGCGCCGGCGGTCTCGGCTGCCCGGTTGCGCTCTACCTGGCGGCAGCCGGCGTCGGCACCCTCGGCATCATCGACGACGACCGCGTCGAACACAGCAACCTGCAGCGCCAGGTGCTCCACACCCATGGCCGGATCGGGCAGCTCAAGGTCGATTCGGCGCGCGCCAGCCTGCTCGCGCTTAACCCGGGAATCCGCATCGAGACCTACGCGGAGCGCCTGACCAGCGCCAATGTCGAGCATATTTTCGCCGACTACGATCTGGTGGTGGATGGCTCCGACAATTTCCCGACCCGCTATCTGGTCAACGATGCCTGCGTCAAGCTGGAGATCCCCAATATCCACGGCTCGGTGTACCGCTTCGAGGGGCAGGTCACGGTCTTCTGGCCGGGCTATGCCGAGCGCCGCGGTCCCTGCTACCGCTGCCTCTACCCCGAACCGCCTCCGCCCGAACTCGCCCCATCCTGCGCCGAAGCCGGCGTGCTCGGCGTCCTGCCTGGTATCGTTGGGCTGCTCGAAGCGATCGAAGCCCTCAAGATCCTGCTCGGCCTGGGCGACCCTCTGGTCGGCCGCCTGTTGTGCTACGACGCCCTGCCCGGCCGCTTCACCGAATACGCCCTGCACCCCGACCCGCTCTGCCGCTACTGCGGCGACTACGGGGCCTTTCCCGGCTATGTCGATTACGCGGCGTTTTGTCAGGCGGCAGCATGA
- a CDS encoding response regulator transcription factor — MLQVAIVDDHEIVRAGLREMLSEEIGIGIAFEAGSGEEALASLHETACDVLLLDLALPGQSGVDLLRTLRQRHGDVRVLVLSGYPEERYAMAMIRNGADGYLCKECGRDELLQAVRTVAQGRRYLSSRMAELLADEVLGGGAPAPHQQLSERELQVFLRLAQGQSVSVIGGALNLSVKTVSTYRSRLLDKLGVASNAELATYAVRNGLLAD, encoded by the coding sequence ATGCTCCAGGTTGCCATCGTCGATGACCATGAGATCGTCAGGGCTGGATTGCGCGAGATGCTCTCGGAAGAAATCGGCATCGGCATCGCCTTCGAGGCCGGCTCCGGCGAGGAGGCGCTCGCCAGCCTGCACGAAACCGCTTGCGACGTCCTGCTCCTCGATCTTGCCCTGCCCGGGCAAAGCGGAGTCGATCTGCTGCGCACCCTGCGCCAGCGTCATGGCGACGTGCGGGTGCTGGTCTTGAGCGGTTATCCCGAAGAACGTTACGCCATGGCGATGATCCGCAACGGTGCTGACGGCTATCTGTGCAAGGAATGCGGCCGGGACGAACTGCTGCAGGCCGTGCGCACGGTTGCCCAGGGCCGCCGTTACCTGTCCTCGCGGATGGCGGAGTTGCTCGCCGACGAGGTGCTCGGCGGTGGCGCCCCGGCTCCTCATCAGCAGCTTTCCGAGCGCGAGTTGCAGGTTTTCCTGCGCCTCGCCCAGGGCCAGTCGGTCTCGGTGATCGGTGGGGCGCTCAACCTCAGCGTCAAGACGGTCAGCACCTATCGCTCCCGGCTGCTCGACAAGTTGGGGGTGGCGAGCAATGCCGAACTGGCCACCTACGCCGTGCGCAACGGGCTGCTGGCGGACTGA
- a CDS encoding PLP-dependent cysteine synthase family protein, producing MSAAALLAAVGHTPLVEIPFAGEVAPGVRLFAKLESVNPGGSIKDRPVARMLLSARGSGCFAGQRRLLDSSSGNAGISYAMFGAALGIPVTLVVPGNASAERLARIQAHGAELVLTDPLEGYDHALRTAHRLAEEQPERYWLCDQYANEENWRAHYEGTGEEILAQLAERGLGPPDALVVGVGTGGTLTGIGRRLRRDKPDVLIAAAIPETFPGIEGLKPLGHPGDIVPPLLDQQLIDRRYPVSLEQAAAMCRRLAELGLYVGPSSGAYVDVALRLAAEGDRRTLVTVLSDTGERYVSTGLWQ from the coding sequence ATGAGTGCCGCCGCCCTGCTCGCCGCCGTCGGCCATACCCCGCTGGTAGAAATCCCGTTCGCTGGCGAGGTCGCGCCCGGCGTGCGCCTCTTCGCCAAGCTGGAGAGCGTCAACCCCGGCGGTTCGATCAAGGATCGGCCGGTCGCCCGGATGCTGCTCAGCGCCCGGGGCAGCGGCTGTTTTGCCGGCCAGCGCCGGCTGCTCGACTCTTCCTCGGGCAATGCCGGCATTTCCTACGCGATGTTCGGCGCCGCCCTCGGCATCCCGGTGACCCTGGTCGTGCCGGGCAATGCCAGCGCCGAGCGGCTGGCGCGGATTCAAGCCCATGGGGCCGAATTGGTGCTGACTGATCCGCTCGAGGGCTACGACCATGCCCTGCGCACCGCCCACCGGCTGGCCGAAGAGCAGCCGGAACGCTACTGGCTGTGCGACCAGTACGCCAATGAGGAGAACTGGCGGGCGCATTACGAGGGAACCGGCGAGGAGATTCTCGCCCAGCTGGCCGAGCGCGGCCTTGGACCGCCCGATGCGCTGGTTGTCGGGGTCGGCACCGGCGGCACCTTGACCGGCATCGGGCGCCGCCTGCGGCGCGACAAACCGGATGTGCTGATCGCGGCGGCGATCCCCGAAACCTTTCCCGGCATCGAGGGCCTGAAACCGCTTGGTCATCCCGGGGATATCGTGCCGCCGCTGCTCGACCAGCAATTGATCGACCGGCGCTATCCGGTCAGCCTCGAGCAGGCGGCGGCGATGTGCCGGCGCCTGGCCGAACTCGGCCTCTATGTCGGGCCGTCGTCCGGCGCCTATGTCGATGTTGCCTTGCGGCTGGCGGCCGAGGGTGACCGCCGGACGCTGGTTACCGTGCTCAGCGACACCGGGGAACGCTATGTTTCAACCGGGCTCTGGCAGTGA